One region of Kazachstania africana CBS 2517 chromosome 3, complete genome genomic DNA includes:
- the PDX1 gene encoding Pdx1p (similar to Saccharomyces cerevisiae PDX1 (YGR193C); ancestral locus Anc_5.153), giving the protein MLGINLVRTAARLVLKRNSARCLHNSAKVWDIQPFLMPAMSPTMEKGGIVSWKVEVGNTFSAGDVLLEVETDKAQIDVEAQDDGKLAKILRKDGSKDISVGETIAFIAEPNDDLSTLEIPEIAQDKREKAHASSGKKDELQAKSSPQATPTKGAKRSAVKLHTANPNQTLLPSVSLLLAENNLSKEDAFNNIEATGLNGRLLKGDVLAYLGRIDNENLLGITEYIRNSESLDLSNIKVKPRQAMETQEISKEKVEETKKEAAIKKAPLILNEEIILTVPSEVNELKLSKSLRSFIDEAYHYTHRASLENEQSNYFDAIFDELTTPNLRAPRFKYSYDIIPLNTNSNNMMGEEDDIFDILSSRKRRASVESRRNNEKTNDYLLNLRVAVSNRFLDSEKKASRFIEYIKQVEIF; this is encoded by the coding sequence ATGTTGGGGATAAATCTAGTGAGAACAGCCGCACGGCTAGTTCTTAAGAGGAACTCCGCAAGATGTCTTCATAATAGTGCTAAAGTGTGGGATATTCAACCATTTTTGATGCCTGCCATGTCCCCTACAATGGAAAAGGGCGGTATAGTCTCATGGAAAGTCGAAGTAGGTAATACCTTCTCTGCTGGGGATGTTCTTTTAGAAGTAGAAACAGATAAAGCTCAAATTGATGTCGAGGCTCAAGATGATGGTAAGTTAGCGAAGATTCTGCGCAAGGATGGGTCCAAAGATATCTCAGTTGGTGAAACCATTGCATTTATTGCAGAACCAAATGATGATTTATCCACCCTTGAGATTCCTGAAATAGCACAAGACAAGAGGGAGAAGGCTCATGCTTCATCAGGAAAAAAGGATGAACTTCAAGCTAAATCTTCTCCACAAGCAACACCTACCAAAGGTGCAAAACGAAGTGCTGTTAAATTGCACACCGCAAACCCAAATCAGACTCTATTACCTTCTGTTTCATTGCTTTTAGCTGagaataatttatcaaaagaagatgcGTTTAACAATATCGAAGCTACGGGATTAAATGGTAGACTATTGAAAGGTGATGTCTTGGCTTACCTTGGACGTATTGACAACGAAAACTTACTGGGTATTACCGAATATATTCGTAACTCTGAATCATTAGACTTATCTAATATCAAGGTAAAACCACGGCAGGCAATGGAAACTCAAGAAATCAGCAAAGAGAAGGTTGAAGAGACTAAAAAAGAAGCTGCCATCAAGAAAGCTCCTCTAAtattaaatgaagaaattataCTAACTGTTCCTAGTGAAGTTAATGAGCTTAAATTGAGCAAATCGTTGCGTTCCTTTATAGATGAAGCGTATCATTATACTCACAGGGCatctttagaaaatgaacaatCTAATTATTTTGATGCTATATTTGATGAGCTAACTACTCCAAATTTAAGGGCACCAAGATTTAAGTACAGCTATGACATTATTCCATTAAATACAAATAGCAATAACATGATGGGGGAAGAGGAcgatatttttgatatccTATCTTCAAGAAAGAGGAGAGCAAGTGTTGAAAGTAGACGCAACAACGAAAAGACCAACGACTATCTATTAAATTTAAGAGTAGCTGTCTCGAATAGGTTTTTAGATTCTGAAAAAAAGGCCTcaagatttattgaatatatcaaacaagttgaaattttttag